A window from Sphingobacterium hotanense encodes these proteins:
- a CDS encoding M56 family metallopeptidase — protein sequence MEALIYQITTAISWSMLHSLWLGAILYIMICLTMMVFPKMHARGKHNLAFLFQILLTVGFACSFMYYYQIPFEQTDSLPINVENMASHIGYISENHFQLESLFPYLFSIYIIGILLQTALLFNSFLKLRRLKYKSLHGSPLAWQAKFERAKALLNIKGYVPLFLSERISVPITIGFFKPVVLFPFAFANMMALEQVESILLHELAHIKRKDYLLNLIKVTIETILFFNPFVWALSKIMEREREHACDDMVLEHVEKPITYAHALVELETLRQGNSHPLSMAATGRNSLFKRIKRITKMETNYISVKQQLIALLISSVALITVAWLVPNNEAKAEEAEEVQLLEIPKALAALPALEPQQDTTKKKKNNRTVITSHGTHDSIKLPAEVQAHLDALNAESASVSEYFKSPEWKKQMESIQSQSKSINEYFNSPEWKQKVADLNANVKRQFDSPEWKAKVKKMAESGADMSKYYESKEWKGIMKSIEEQSKEIEQYFDSPEWHEKIAKLEKDASKVDQYFNSPAWKEKMKKIEDHGKEIEKYFDSPEWKAKVKAEEELRNSSEYKEIEKKYKEDLDALRKEKNPGKN from the coding sequence ATGGAAGCCTTAATCTATCAAATTACAACAGCGATCAGTTGGAGCATGCTCCACTCGCTATGGCTGGGAGCAATCCTTTATATAATGATATGCTTGACCATGATGGTCTTTCCGAAAATGCATGCGCGCGGGAAACATAACCTCGCCTTCCTCTTTCAGATTTTATTGACGGTGGGTTTTGCATGTAGCTTCATGTATTATTATCAAATTCCGTTTGAGCAAACGGACAGCCTACCGATAAACGTAGAAAACATGGCGAGTCATATCGGCTATATTTCGGAGAATCATTTTCAGCTGGAAAGCCTTTTCCCCTATCTCTTTTCTATCTATATTATAGGGATCCTCTTGCAGACCGCCCTCCTATTTAACAGCTTTCTCAAACTGCGCCGTCTTAAATACAAGAGTCTGCACGGTAGCCCACTAGCATGGCAGGCAAAATTTGAACGTGCGAAGGCCCTCTTGAATATTAAAGGATATGTTCCTTTATTCTTGTCGGAGCGTATTTCCGTTCCTATAACCATAGGCTTTTTCAAACCGGTCGTCTTATTTCCGTTCGCCTTTGCAAATATGATGGCGCTTGAGCAGGTAGAATCTATTCTACTGCACGAGCTCGCACATATCAAGCGTAAGGATTACTTATTGAATCTGATCAAGGTGACTATCGAAACCATCTTATTTTTTAATCCTTTTGTTTGGGCATTATCCAAAATTATGGAGCGCGAACGCGAGCATGCCTGCGACGATATGGTACTTGAGCATGTAGAAAAGCCGATAACTTATGCACATGCTTTGGTTGAATTAGAAACCCTGCGCCAAGGAAATAGCCATCCATTGAGCATGGCAGCCACAGGAAGAAATAGTTTATTCAAAAGAATTAAAAGAATCACCAAAATGGAAACAAATTACATCAGTGTAAAACAGCAGCTTATAGCGTTGTTAATTAGTTCTGTCGCGCTAATCACCGTTGCCTGGTTAGTTCCAAACAACGAAGCTAAAGCAGAAGAGGCCGAAGAAGTGCAATTGTTGGAAATTCCAAAAGCATTGGCTGCTCTGCCTGCACTAGAACCACAGCAGGATACGACAAAAAAGAAAAAAAACAACCGCACCGTTATCACATCACACGGCACGCACGATTCGATTAAACTACCGGCGGAAGTTCAGGCACATCTGGATGCATTAAACGCAGAATCGGCCTCTGTGAGCGAGTACTTCAAATCACCGGAATGGAAAAAACAGATGGAATCCATCCAATCCCAATCCAAGTCGATCAATGAATATTTCAATTCGCCAGAGTGGAAGCAGAAGGTTGCCGATTTGAATGCGAATGTAAAACGGCAGTTTGATTCTCCGGAATGGAAAGCAAAGGTGAAGAAGATGGCAGAATCGGGGGCCGATATGTCTAAATACTACGAATCGAAAGAATGGAAAGGGATAATGAAGTCTATCGAGGAACAGAGCAAAGAAATAGAGCAGTATTTTGATTCGCCGGAATGGCATGAAAAGATTGCCAAATTAGAGAAGGATGCTTCCAAGGTGGATCAGTATTTCAACTCGCCGGCATGGAAGGAGAAAATGAAAAAGATCGAAGACCATGGTAAGGAAA
- a CDS encoding BlaI/MecI/CopY family transcriptional regulator — translation MKPTDSEMEILQVLWNKGQSSVREVFESLDKKDVGYTTILKLMQIMHDKGMVDRDTSSKTHLYTAKINKEDTQNQFLDKMIDTVYNGSTARLVMQALGNERTSKKEIDEIKAFLKNLENN, via the coding sequence ATGAAACCGACAGATAGCGAAATGGAAATCTTACAAGTGCTTTGGAACAAGGGACAATCTAGTGTTCGTGAAGTATTTGAAAGTTTAGATAAGAAAGACGTTGGCTATACCACCATCTTAAAACTAATGCAAATTATGCATGATAAGGGCATGGTGGATAGAGATACTTCCTCAAAAACCCATTTATATACAGCGAAGATCAATAAAGAAGATACGCAAAATCAATTCCTTGATAAAATGATCGATACAGTGTACAATGGGTCGACGGCGCGTTTAGTGATGCAGGCTTTGGGAAATGAGCGCACCAGCAAAAAGGAGATCGATGAGATAAAAGCATTTTTAAAAAATCTTGAAAACAATTAA